In a genomic window of Octadecabacter temperatus:
- a CDS encoding sensor histidine kinase yields the protein MRKFRVMLNALQPRIIAIIAFLAVVAGVSMTVGWFGYLSALDQLRQRGQSDLALASDRLTGEFGRYRELAVLMADHPVVAAKAAGDDADVTALLRRITDKTGSLDVLVVARSGIELASASGSGAQNHQRQPYFERALDGALGHYHLLHDRYGQRTFLFAAPIFSPEGPVNGAVIVVVDVDAVEALWRGDRPTVFFTDELGVSFISNRSELVFMVRESSRAIHTASAEFAPDILKPFLEYEALDRRGMQLWSVQGQRYVPRTALHLSLPLPVIQMTGEALLDVAPAKLIARLQAGVTAAICLAFGALLFLATERRRTLAQANVKLESAVHSRTAELSDINEELRHEVVERIATEAQLKKAQSDLVQAGKLSALGQMSAGISHELNQPLMAIRSYAENAETFLERGNVDVAGQNLGRITELARRMGRIIRNLRAFSKQENHGMTDVDLCAVVEAVIEISHSRAQSEGVGLIWSPPEGALMVRGGEVRLQQVVLNLLSNAMDAMTGQDNAKEVEITVERNGTRVDLGVCDSGPGLVEPDRIFDPFYSTKQLTPDGQGHDGMGLGLSISYGLVQSFGGDITGHNRETGGAVFTMTLDAAVVEEDAA from the coding sequence TTGCGTAAGTTTCGCGTCATGCTCAACGCGCTGCAACCACGGATCATTGCCATCATCGCATTCTTAGCGGTAGTCGCAGGTGTGTCTATGACGGTTGGCTGGTTTGGGTACTTGTCAGCTCTTGATCAACTGCGGCAGCGGGGGCAATCGGATTTGGCGTTGGCGTCGGATCGGTTGACTGGTGAATTCGGGCGCTACCGAGAACTGGCAGTTTTGATGGCCGATCATCCGGTTGTAGCGGCTAAGGCTGCTGGGGATGATGCTGATGTGACCGCTCTGTTGCGCCGGATCACCGACAAGACCGGAAGCCTGGATGTTTTGGTGGTGGCGCGGTCCGGGATTGAGCTTGCTTCAGCTTCAGGCAGCGGCGCGCAAAACCATCAAAGGCAGCCTTATTTCGAAAGGGCGCTAGACGGAGCGCTGGGACACTATCACCTTTTGCATGATCGATATGGTCAACGCACGTTCTTGTTCGCAGCGCCTATCTTTTCGCCCGAGGGCCCCGTCAACGGGGCGGTAATTGTGGTCGTGGATGTGGATGCGGTTGAAGCGCTCTGGCGGGGGGATCGGCCCACAGTGTTTTTTACCGATGAACTCGGCGTGTCGTTCATTTCTAACCGTTCTGAACTTGTGTTTATGGTGCGCGAGTCGTCCCGTGCGATACACACCGCAAGTGCGGAATTTGCTCCGGATATCCTTAAGCCATTCCTCGAATACGAGGCCCTTGATAGGCGCGGGATGCAGCTTTGGTCGGTGCAGGGACAACGCTATGTGCCGCGTACGGCACTGCATTTATCGCTACCTCTGCCGGTGATCCAAATGACCGGTGAGGCTTTGCTGGATGTGGCCCCTGCTAAATTGATTGCTCGCTTACAGGCGGGCGTCACCGCCGCAATCTGTCTGGCCTTTGGCGCGCTGCTATTTCTCGCTACCGAGCGTCGCCGCACCCTGGCTCAGGCCAATGTCAAACTCGAATCCGCAGTGCATTCGCGCACGGCTGAACTGTCGGACATTAACGAAGAATTGCGCCATGAGGTGGTCGAGCGGATCGCCACCGAAGCGCAGTTGAAAAAAGCGCAGAGCGATCTGGTACAGGCGGGCAAACTGTCGGCCCTTGGCCAAATGTCGGCAGGGATCAGTCACGAACTGAACCAGCCACTGATGGCCATTCGTAGCTATGCTGAAAACGCTGAAACCTTTCTAGAACGAGGGAACGTCGACGTTGCGGGACAGAACCTTGGCCGTATCACGGAACTCGCCCGCCGAATGGGGCGGATCATTCGCAACCTACGGGCCTTTTCCAAACAAGAAAACCACGGGATGACGGATGTGGACCTCTGCGCTGTGGTTGAGGCCGTGATTGAGATTTCGCATTCGCGTGCGCAGTCGGAAGGTGTTGGCCTCATCTGGTCACCGCCAGAAGGGGCATTGATGGTGCGCGGTGGCGAAGTGCGTTTGCAACAAGTGGTGCTAAACCTTTTGAGCAACGCGATGGATGCGATGACAGGCCAAGACAACGCCAAAGAAGTGGAGATCACAGTCGAGCGAAACGGAACACGGGTGGATTTAGGCGTTTGCGACTCTGGCCCTGGACTTGTCGAGCCGGACCGCATTTTCGATCCCTTCTATTCCACCAAACAGCTGACGCCCGACGGGCAAGGGCACGACGGCATGGGCTTGGGCCTGTCGATATCTTACGGGTTGGTGCAAAGTTTTGGCGGCGATATTACTGGCCATAATCGAGAAACTGGAGGGGCCGTATTCACTATGACACTGGACGCTGCTGTCGTAGAGGAGGACGCCGCATGA
- a CDS encoding TRAP transporter small permease, whose protein sequence is MSGAYKPKGRVGAIVHTLEESIIALLLGLMTLVTFVNVVLRYGFNSQLIWGLEVTLVLFAWLVLFGISYGFKIVSHLGVDAVLNIVGPKPKRIMAVVAALVCIFYAVLLMKGAWDYWAPFAGLDATSGRWFPTGFESSRDQGWYETDHVPIPFAQTWLENTFNLGEEYEKMPRLVPYAIVPFAMALMLYRLVQALVRVVRGEIDTLIVSHEAEDDVKEAGESLTWEE, encoded by the coding sequence ATGTCTGGGGCATATAAGCCGAAGGGTCGCGTTGGGGCGATCGTTCACACGCTAGAAGAAAGCATCATTGCGTTGTTGTTGGGACTGATGACCCTCGTGACGTTTGTTAACGTCGTTTTACGTTATGGATTTAACAGTCAGCTGATCTGGGGTCTTGAGGTCACGCTCGTCCTGTTCGCGTGGCTGGTTTTGTTTGGTATTTCTTACGGTTTCAAGATTGTGAGCCACCTTGGGGTTGATGCTGTTCTGAATATCGTTGGGCCAAAACCGAAGCGCATTATGGCTGTTGTCGCTGCGCTCGTTTGTATTTTCTATGCAGTGTTATTGATGAAAGGTGCTTGGGATTACTGGGCACCATTTGCAGGGCTTGATGCCACATCTGGACGTTGGTTCCCCACAGGTTTTGAAAGCTCTCGTGATCAAGGCTGGTATGAAACCGACCACGTTCCGATCCCATTTGCCCAAACCTGGCTCGAGAACACGTTCAACCTTGGCGAAGAATACGAAAAGATGCCGCGCCTTGTTCCTTACGCAATCGTTCCGTTTGCAATGGCACTGATGCTGTACCGCCTTGTGCAGGCCTTGGTGCGCGTTGTGCGTGGAGAGATTGATACGCTGATCGTCAGCCATGAAGCGGAAGACGACGTAAAAGAAGCAGGCGAAAGCCTGACTTGGGAGGAATAA
- a CDS encoding esterase-like activity of phytase family protein, whose amino-acid sequence MTVRTLLTTSSLACFALPAYAQDMNFNRIASFQVADNLPEAEETSAEIIAATADGMTLVYTDSPGASIGFIDITDPTNPAPLGVFMPDGEPTSVAVIGNYALAGVNTSANYTEPSGFLVEIDVATQQEVGRCDLPGQPDSVGIAPDGSFLAVAIENERDEDLGDGRVGQLPAGSVVMVDLTAGGLIACDTARIADVTGLADIAPEDPEPEFVSINAENEVVVTMQENNYIVVLSSAGEVLSHFSAGEVTLEGVDTEEEGALVFDQTITVPREPDSITWIDNTHFAMANEGDMDGGSRGWTIFSQDGDVVYDSGVSFEHAIISLGHYPEERSGNKGVEPESVTFDVFGGTPYVFVGAERSSIVGVYDITDPAAPELTQLLPSGIGPEGYVTIPERNLLISANEVDDAGARAHVMLFEYQEAAATYPHLTSVGMDELTGWGAISGQVMADDGTIFAVSDSFYGMQPTIFHIDVSQTPAQIVGAIRVTREGQPAQLIDMEGIALDGDGGFWIASEGRSDRLVPHAIYHVSADGAIEDYIALPNELLAVERRFGFEGITRVDDMLYVAVQREWRDDPANHSKVLGYNLETEEWSVIHYAKSEPATGWVGLSEIVAHGDFMYFIERDNQHDTRAVTKIITSVPMSAMEGMVALGETPAVLEPELVVDLLPYLTSTGGYVLDKVEGLAIATDGTMWVSTDNDGVDDHSGETMFFPVTMQ is encoded by the coding sequence ATGACCGTTCGCACGCTACTAACTACATCTTCACTCGCTTGTTTTGCGCTGCCAGCCTACGCACAAGACATGAACTTCAACCGGATTGCGTCGTTTCAAGTCGCTGATAACCTGCCAGAGGCCGAAGAAACATCTGCCGAGATCATTGCAGCTACCGCCGACGGCATGACGCTGGTCTATACCGACAGCCCCGGCGCCTCGATTGGCTTCATCGATATCACTGACCCGACAAATCCTGCCCCCCTTGGCGTGTTTATGCCGGATGGAGAGCCCACATCAGTTGCCGTGATCGGGAACTATGCGCTTGCGGGCGTGAATACTTCCGCCAACTACACAGAGCCATCGGGCTTTCTGGTTGAGATCGACGTAGCCACACAGCAGGAAGTCGGGCGCTGCGATCTGCCCGGTCAGCCTGACAGTGTCGGCATCGCACCTGACGGATCTTTCCTTGCTGTTGCGATCGAAAATGAGCGTGACGAAGACCTTGGCGATGGCCGCGTCGGCCAGCTGCCTGCGGGTTCCGTCGTTATGGTTGATCTGACAGCCGGAGGCCTGATCGCGTGTGACACCGCCCGCATCGCTGATGTGACCGGCCTTGCCGATATCGCGCCAGAAGATCCTGAGCCGGAATTCGTATCAATCAACGCGGAAAACGAAGTCGTCGTCACGATGCAGGAAAACAACTACATCGTTGTGCTGTCTTCCGCGGGCGAAGTGCTGAGCCACTTTTCCGCCGGTGAAGTGACGCTGGAAGGCGTTGATACAGAAGAAGAGGGCGCGTTGGTGTTCGACCAGACGATCACTGTCCCGCGCGAACCCGACAGCATCACATGGATCGACAACACCCATTTCGCCATGGCCAATGAGGGCGACATGGACGGCGGATCACGCGGCTGGACCATTTTCAGCCAAGACGGCGACGTTGTGTATGACAGCGGCGTATCCTTCGAACATGCGATCATTTCGCTAGGCCACTACCCAGAAGAACGCTCTGGCAACAAAGGCGTAGAACCCGAAAGCGTTACGTTTGATGTCTTTGGCGGCACGCCTTACGTCTTTGTCGGCGCGGAGCGATCCTCCATCGTGGGTGTCTATGACATCACCGATCCCGCCGCCCCTGAATTGACCCAGCTCTTGCCATCGGGCATCGGGCCAGAGGGCTACGTGACAATCCCAGAACGCAATTTGCTGATCTCAGCCAACGAGGTCGATGATGCGGGCGCGCGCGCTCATGTCATGCTGTTTGAATACCAAGAGGCCGCGGCGACTTATCCGCATCTGACCTCGGTAGGTATGGATGAGTTGACAGGCTGGGGTGCAATCTCTGGTCAGGTCATGGCCGACGACGGAACGATCTTCGCTGTGTCTGACAGCTTTTATGGCATGCAGCCCACGATCTTTCATATCGACGTGTCGCAAACTCCGGCTCAGATCGTAGGCGCAATCCGCGTGACCCGCGAAGGTCAGCCTGCGCAGTTGATCGACATGGAAGGCATTGCGCTGGACGGCGACGGCGGCTTCTGGATCGCCTCTGAGGGTCGCTCTGACCGCTTGGTGCCCCACGCGATTTATCACGTCAGTGCAGATGGCGCGATTGAGGATTATATCGCGCTGCCAAATGAATTGCTCGCCGTTGAACGCCGCTTTGGGTTTGAAGGTATCACGCGTGTGGATGACATGCTCTATGTCGCCGTGCAGCGCGAATGGCGCGATGATCCGGCAAACCACTCTAAGGTTCTCGGTTACAATCTGGAAACCGAAGAATGGTCGGTGATCCACTACGCCAAGAGCGAGCCGGCAACGGGTTGGGTCGGCCTGTCAGAAATCGTCGCACATGGTGATTTCATGTATTTCATTGAACGCGACAACCAGCATGACACGCGCGCCGTGACCAAGATCATCACCAGCGTGCCGATGTCGGCAATGGAGGGCATGGTCGCACTTGGTGAAACACCCGCGGTGCTGGAACCTGAGCTGGTTGTAGATCTGTTGCCCTATCTGACATCCACGGGTGGTTATGTCCTCGATAAGGTCGAAGGTCTGGCTATCGCGACCGACGGCACGATGTGGGTTTCCACGGACAACGACGGTGTAGATGATCATTCGGGTGAGACGATGTTTTTCCCCGTCACCATGCAATAA
- a CDS encoding DctP family TRAP transporter solute-binding subunit translates to MKFLMNAASIAALTLSAGAAFADTMGCDGDEIVVKFAHVTNTDRHPKGIAASLLQERVNAEMDGTMCMEVFPNSTLYNDDQVLEAMLQGDVQLAAPSLSKFEAFTRQFRIFDLPFMFANIDAVDAFQASDAGQAMLDSMQRRGLQGLGYWHNGMKQMSANVPLELPTDADGLKFRVQNSDVLVAQMEAMGASPQPMAFSEVYGALQTGVVDGQENTWSNVWGQKFFEVQDGTTQTDHGVIDYLVVTSVDWLDSLDADTRDQFLTILDEVTVTRNAESFAVNEEAKESIIAAGGVVRQLTDEQRSAWIEAMKPVWDQFVDDVGQENIDAAQAINAAL, encoded by the coding sequence ATGAAATTTCTTATGAACGCGGCAAGCATTGCTGCTTTGACACTGTCCGCTGGTGCGGCATTTGCTGACACAATGGGCTGCGACGGCGACGAAATTGTTGTTAAGTTCGCACACGTAACAAACACAGACCGCCACCCAAAAGGCATCGCGGCATCTTTGCTGCAAGAACGTGTAAACGCTGAGATGGACGGCACGATGTGCATGGAGGTCTTCCCGAACTCCACGCTGTATAATGATGACCAAGTTCTCGAAGCGATGCTTCAGGGTGACGTTCAGCTGGCTGCTCCATCTTTGTCCAAGTTTGAAGCATTCACGCGTCAGTTCCGCATTTTCGATCTGCCGTTCATGTTCGCAAACATCGACGCGGTTGATGCGTTCCAAGCGTCTGACGCTGGTCAGGCCATGCTGGATTCCATGCAACGCCGTGGTCTTCAGGGTCTTGGTTACTGGCACAACGGCATGAAGCAGATGTCAGCGAACGTTCCACTTGAGCTGCCAACAGATGCAGACGGCCTTAAGTTCCGCGTTCAGAACTCTGACGTTCTGGTTGCGCAAATGGAAGCAATGGGCGCATCCCCACAGCCAATGGCGTTTTCCGAAGTTTACGGTGCGCTGCAAACTGGCGTTGTGGACGGCCAAGAGAACACATGGTCCAACGTTTGGGGTCAGAAGTTCTTTGAAGTTCAGGACGGCACCACACAAACAGATCACGGCGTTATCGACTATCTTGTCGTGACATCTGTTGACTGGTTGGACAGCCTTGACGCGGACACACGCGATCAGTTCCTGACGATCCTCGATGAAGTTACGGTTACTCGTAACGCTGAATCTTTTGCTGTGAACGAAGAAGCAAAAGAATCCATCATCGCAGCGGGTGGCGTTGTACGCCAGCTGACAGACGAGCAGCGCTCTGCTTGGATTGAAGCAATGAAGCCTGTTTGGGACCAGTTCGTTGACGATGTAGGTCAGGAAAACATCGACGCGGCGCAGGCGATCAACGCAGCACTGTAA
- a CDS encoding sigma-54-dependent transcriptional regulator encodes MSRNVLIVDDERDVRVALGQTVELAGGNAILAGSFIEAKDHIDPEYDGIIVTDIRMPGKDGFHLLDHAQKVDPDLPVVLLTGEGDVPMAIKAMSKGAYGFLEKPCGPKDFMAVVEKAWKARSIIMENRQLKLELDKGDAAARMLIGVSERADALRARVRAVARTSVEVLITGEPGTGMPKVAEVIHLLSGAASRPFVKRAAAQLSADDLSQVLAEAKDGTLYLDEVTALAPAVQFALLETLEAGCAVRVLSSTTRDIKQDVAEGRFHMDLFYRLDLMHLLVPSLRERPEDIPVLFRHYVAQACEQANLPEPAITQDVIAWLMAQDWPGNARGLMNTAMRFSMGMGEEGIMSPQDEGLGLAEQMAQVERSLLIEALQRTMGRSGEAAEVLKLPRKTFYDKLAKHRIKPEAFRQ; translated from the coding sequence ATGAGCCGGAATGTCTTGATCGTGGACGATGAGCGCGATGTCCGCGTGGCCTTGGGGCAGACGGTTGAACTCGCCGGGGGAAATGCGATTTTAGCAGGCTCGTTCATTGAAGCCAAAGATCACATTGATCCCGAGTATGATGGGATAATCGTGACCGATATCCGTATGCCGGGTAAGGATGGGTTTCACCTTCTGGATCATGCCCAAAAGGTTGACCCAGACCTGCCCGTGGTTTTGTTGACCGGCGAAGGTGATGTCCCCATGGCGATCAAGGCCATGTCGAAAGGAGCTTACGGGTTTCTGGAAAAGCCCTGCGGGCCCAAGGATTTCATGGCAGTTGTTGAAAAGGCGTGGAAGGCGCGCTCCATCATTATGGAGAACCGCCAGTTGAAGCTTGAGCTTGATAAAGGAGATGCCGCCGCACGAATGCTGATCGGTGTGTCAGAGCGCGCCGATGCTCTGCGCGCGCGTGTGCGGGCGGTTGCGCGGACCAGCGTCGAGGTGCTTATCACTGGCGAGCCTGGAACTGGCATGCCAAAAGTTGCGGAAGTGATCCACTTGTTGTCTGGCGCGGCGAGTCGCCCATTCGTCAAGCGGGCCGCGGCTCAATTGTCGGCTGATGATCTGTCCCAAGTGCTGGCCGAAGCTAAAGATGGCACGCTTTATCTGGATGAGGTCACGGCGCTCGCGCCAGCTGTTCAATTTGCCTTATTGGAAACGCTTGAAGCGGGGTGTGCAGTGCGCGTGTTGTCAAGCACGACGCGCGACATCAAGCAGGACGTGGCCGAGGGGCGGTTTCACATGGATCTGTTTTACCGTCTGGATCTGATGCATTTGCTTGTTCCATCATTGCGAGAGCGGCCGGAGGATATTCCCGTCCTATTTCGGCATTATGTGGCACAGGCCTGCGAGCAAGCGAACCTGCCAGAGCCCGCAATTACGCAAGATGTGATTGCTTGGTTGATGGCGCAAGACTGGCCTGGAAACGCGCGAGGGTTGATGAATACCGCCATGCGTTTTTCGATGGGAATGGGTGAAGAGGGAATAATGTCCCCGCAGGATGAAGGGTTGGGACTGGCCGAGCAGATGGCACAAGTGGAACGCTCATTGTTGATCGAAGCATTGCAGCGCACTATGGGACGATCTGGCGAGGCCGCGGAAGTCCTGAAACTGCCGCGCAAAACGTTTTACGACAAGCTGGCCAAACACCGAATCAAGCCGGAAGCCTTTCGACAGTAA
- a CDS encoding alpha-D-ribose 1-methylphosphonate 5-triphosphate diphosphatase encodes MSDDLCLANARLVLPDHFLTGSITIEQGVITEILEGDHRPSGSLDCAGDFVMPGLVELHTDNLERHMEPRPEVDWPHLPALIAHDAELASVGITTVFDALRAGSIHSGKGRYIDYARAVADELLAARAQGVFKISHFLHLRAEICSETLLEELARFTPDDRVGIVSLMDHTPGQRQFRDLTALRTYVAKKRGMDDNDFAEHVANLKRLQAQFGEAHEKGAVTEAKRLGAVLASHDDTTQDHVVTSHNNGVGFAEFPTTREAASACRDHGIAVMMGAPNVIRGGSHSGNVAAMELVKADLLDILSSDYVPGGLLMSAFRIADVWDDLPRAIATVTRTPALAARLSDRGSLQTGLRGDVLRVNNTQGTPVLRGVWAKGARVA; translated from the coding sequence ATGTCAGATGACCTTTGCCTCGCCAATGCGCGTCTGGTCTTGCCGGATCACTTTCTGACAGGATCGATAACGATTGAGCAAGGCGTGATAACTGAAATTCTCGAAGGCGATCATAGGCCAAGCGGTAGCTTGGATTGCGCTGGTGATTTCGTCATGCCCGGTCTGGTCGAATTGCACACCGACAACCTAGAGCGCCATATGGAGCCGCGCCCCGAAGTGGATTGGCCGCACTTGCCTGCACTGATCGCCCATGATGCGGAATTGGCATCAGTCGGGATCACCACCGTGTTTGACGCCTTGCGTGCTGGGTCCATCCATTCCGGAAAAGGGCGCTATATTGATTATGCGCGCGCGGTTGCCGACGAGCTTTTGGCGGCCCGCGCCCAAGGTGTTTTCAAGATCAGCCATTTCCTGCACCTGCGCGCAGAGATTTGTTCGGAAACCCTTCTCGAAGAATTGGCCCGTTTCACCCCCGATGACCGTGTCGGGATCGTTAGCCTGATGGATCACACCCCCGGTCAACGGCAATTCCGCGACCTGACGGCCCTGCGCACCTATGTCGCCAAGAAGCGTGGGATGGATGACAACGACTTCGCTGAACACGTGGCAAACCTGAAAAGGCTGCAGGCCCAGTTTGGCGAAGCGCACGAAAAGGGTGCCGTGACAGAAGCCAAGCGGCTGGGCGCGGTTTTGGCCAGTCATGATGATACGACCCAAGATCACGTTGTGACGAGCCACAACAATGGCGTTGGCTTCGCAGAGTTTCCGACCACGCGCGAGGCTGCGTCAGCCTGCCGCGACCACGGTATTGCGGTCATGATGGGCGCGCCCAACGTCATCCGCGGCGGGTCCCATTCGGGCAACGTCGCCGCAATGGAGCTGGTCAAAGCGGACCTGCTGGATATTCTATCGTCTGACTATGTGCCGGGTGGGTTGTTGATGTCTGCCTTCCGCATCGCGGATGTCTGGGACGATCTGCCACGCGCGATTGCCACAGTGACACGCACCCCCGCACTGGCGGCAAGGTTGTCGGATCGTGGTAGCCTGCAAACAGGTCTTCGCGGTGATGTCTTGAGGGTGAATAACACCCAAGGCACCCCGGTGTTGCGTGGCGTTTGGGCAAAGGGCGCACGCGTCGCCTGA
- a CDS encoding DUF1045 domain-containing protein, with the protein MTYTRFAIYDAPIDDALASFGAAWLGWDVRTGRVTRQADVPDLDDITMTPRKYGFHGTLKPPFRLAERHTLDELQAAAADLAGRCAPAQSGGLQLTTLGGFLALTPTGNLTALERVASACVRDLDTFRAPASEAEMARRRSAGLSPRQEALMLNWGYPYVLEDFRFHLTLSGRLPEADRTAWMTTAQTHLPPLAERYEINSIALCGERSDGQFELIQRYALTD; encoded by the coding sequence ATGACATACACTCGTTTCGCAATTTATGACGCGCCGATCGACGACGCATTGGCCAGTTTCGGGGCGGCTTGGTTGGGCTGGGATGTTCGGACAGGCCGGGTCACTCGTCAGGCAGATGTGCCCGATTTGGATGACATTACGATGACACCGCGAAAGTACGGCTTTCACGGGACGTTGAAGCCGCCGTTTCGGCTGGCGGAGCGTCATACACTCGATGAACTGCAGGCTGCGGCCGCGGATTTGGCTGGGCGCTGTGCGCCTGCACAAAGCGGTGGCTTGCAGCTGACCACATTGGGCGGTTTTTTGGCGTTGACCCCGACGGGTAATCTGACCGCGCTGGAAAGGGTCGCCAGCGCATGTGTGCGCGACCTCGATACTTTTCGCGCCCCTGCGTCCGAGGCGGAAATGGCGCGACGTCGCAGCGCAGGGCTGAGCCCGCGACAAGAGGCGCTGATGCTGAACTGGGGCTACCCCTATGTGCTTGAGGATTTCCGCTTTCACCTCACGCTGAGTGGGCGTTTGCCCGAGGCGGATCGCACCGCGTGGATGACCACAGCGCAAACGCACTTGCCACCGTTGGCGGAGCGCTATGAGATCAACAGCATCGCCTTGTGCGGTGAGCGTTCTGATGGGCAATTTGAACTTATCCAACGCTACGCTCTCACGGATTGA
- a CDS encoding TRAP transporter large permease → MDVAILFGMVIAFLAIGVPIAVALGLSSTLFLLVLSDSSLASVAQSLYQAMAGHYTLLAIPFFILASSFMSTGGVARRIIDFAIAVIGHVRGGLAIAGVLACMLFAALSGSSPATVVAVGSIVITGMVKSGYSKDFAAGVICNAGTLGILIPPSIVMVVYASATDVSVGRMFLAGVIPGLLAGFMLMVTIYVIARIKNLPKGEWLGWSEIFSTILTASWGLFLMVVILGGIYGGVFTPTEAAAIASIYAFIVSIFIYRDMGPLKGRPWLQKDEEDSGLLGMRIWGFTLVTLILYGVGCFVMDLPMSIALWAAGIFLVVALILGALMAQAVKEGWEMLLAVGAVAVFGILPMLVALWNVWTSDIGVIFQIIQSVMAVMLLLLPPAVFVFAMLRAAERLNVSGESYEQSVMIGATAILRSNFENIVMAIPALVHKDTKQTLLEAGKLTIMLMFIIANALILKHVLTDEQIPQHITEAMLAAGLGPITFLIIVNIILLIGGQFMEPSGLIVIVAPLVFPIAIQLGIDPIHLGIIMVVNMEIGMITPPVGLNLFVTSGVANMSMMRVVRAALPFLAVLFVFLIMVTYIPWLSTVLPTAYMGPEIITN, encoded by the coding sequence ATGGATGTTGCAATTCTATTTGGCATGGTGATTGCCTTCCTTGCGATCGGTGTTCCGATTGCTGTGGCACTTGGCCTGTCGTCAACGCTGTTCTTGTTGGTGTTGTCTGACAGCTCGCTCGCCAGCGTCGCGCAGTCGCTGTATCAGGCGATGGCGGGGCACTACACGCTTCTGGCCATTCCGTTCTTCATTCTGGCGTCGTCGTTCATGTCGACGGGTGGCGTGGCACGGCGCATCATTGATTTCGCGATTGCAGTTATCGGACACGTGCGCGGGGGCCTCGCGATTGCGGGGGTTCTAGCGTGTATGTTGTTTGCGGCTTTGTCCGGATCGTCCCCTGCGACGGTTGTGGCTGTTGGGTCCATTGTGATCACGGGCATGGTAAAGTCGGGTTATTCCAAAGATTTTGCGGCCGGCGTTATTTGTAACGCTGGGACACTTGGTATCCTGATCCCGCCAAGCATCGTGATGGTTGTTTATGCCTCTGCCACGGATGTGTCCGTTGGTCGGATGTTCCTTGCCGGTGTAATCCCAGGTCTTCTGGCTGGTTTCATGCTTATGGTGACGATCTATGTCATCGCGCGCATCAAGAACCTGCCAAAGGGTGAATGGCTTGGTTGGTCCGAGATTTTCTCAACCATCCTGACCGCGTCTTGGGGCTTGTTCCTGATGGTTGTCATCTTGGGCGGCATCTACGGAGGTGTGTTCACACCAACCGAAGCTGCGGCGATTGCATCTATCTATGCGTTCATCGTGTCGATCTTCATCTACCGTGACATGGGTCCACTTAAAGGGCGTCCTTGGCTGCAAAAAGACGAGGAAGATTCTGGCCTGTTGGGTATGCGAATTTGGGGTTTCACGCTGGTGACGCTGATCCTTTATGGCGTTGGCTGTTTCGTCATGGACCTCCCGATGTCGATCGCGCTTTGGGCGGCTGGGATTTTCCTTGTGGTTGCCCTGATCCTTGGTGCGTTGATGGCGCAGGCGGTGAAAGAGGGCTGGGAGATGCTTTTGGCCGTTGGCGCAGTGGCCGTGTTTGGTATTTTGCCGATGCTTGTCGCGCTCTGGAACGTATGGACATCCGACATTGGCGTGATCTTCCAGATCATTCAAAGTGTGATGGCCGTGATGTTGCTGTTGTTGCCACCTGCCGTGTTTGTTTTCGCGATGCTTCGGGCTGCGGAACGTCTGAACGTTTCGGGTGAAAGCTATGAACAGTCTGTCATGATCGGCGCAACTGCCATTCTGCGGTCCAACTTTGAGAACATCGTGATGGCCATTCCAGCACTTGTTCACAAAGACACCAAGCAGACCCTGCTTGAGGCCGGTAAGCTGACGATCATGTTGATGTTCATCATCGCCAACGCTTTGATCCTGAAGCATGTTCTGACGGATGAGCAAATCCCGCAGCACATCACAGAAGCCATGCTGGCCGCTGGATTGGGACCGATCACGTTCTTGATTATCGTCAACATCATCCTGTTGATCGGTGGCCAGTTTATGGAACCATCCGGCTTGATCGTGATTGTCGCACCATTGGTGTTCCCGATTGCCATTCAGCTTGGGATTGATCCGATCCATTTGGGCATCATCATGGTGGTAAACATGGAGATCGGGATGATCACACCTCCTGTTGGCCTCAACCTGTTTGTGACGTCCGGCGTGGCAAACATGTCGATGATGCGGGTCGTACGCGCTGCGCTGCCGTTCCTTGCGGTGTTGTTCGTGTTCCTAATCATGGTCACCTATATCCCGTGGCTGTCGACGGTCTTGCCAACGGCCTACATGGGACCAGAGATCATCACGAACTAA